In the Campylobacter concisus genome, CAAGCGATGAGAAAAATACGCTCATATAAATCATCGCTGTCTCAAGCTTGACACCTAGAAATTTCACAATCCAGTAAGTAAGCGTCGAGAGCGGATAGCCGTAGTAGCTAAGGTCGTTTTCTTGGTGAAAGCCAGCTAGCATGTCCCTTGCTCCCTCGGCAAATGCGTAGCCGTCGTTTGTGCTGATCATTAGCTCGTTGTTCCAGAAAAATACCGGATATTCACTCGCCCAAAAGACCCAGTAGAGCCTACAAACCATGCCAAAAAGAACTGCGACAAATATCATCAAGTATAAAGAGTAATTTTTAAAAAATAAATTTCTATTCATTAGGATTTTCCAAAAAATTTATAAGCTCGCTCGCTATATTTTCACTATCAAAAAATTTAGCCCGATTATACGCAACCTTTTCAAAATTTTGACTTATTCTAGGCATGTTAAGCACCTTTATCATCGCCTCTTTCATCGCATTTTCGTCATCAACTGGTACCAAAATGCCAAACTCACTCTCGCCTAAAAGCTCCTTTGCGCCACTCTTATGCTCTGTCGAGACAATAGTTTTTTCACATGCTAGTGCTTCAAGCAAGACATTTGAAAAGCCCTCAAAACGCGAAGCACAAAGTAAACAAGAGGAGTTTTTTATATGCCTAAAAGGATTTTTATCAGTGCCAAGAAGCTTTACTCGCCCAGCAACGCCAAGCTTGTCGATTAAATTTTGCAACTCGTCCTTTAAAGGCCCTTTCCCTAAAATGCCAAGCGTAGCGCGAGGGTCATTAATGGAGGCAATTATTTTTATTAGCATGGCTTGATTTTTACCGCTATCAAGGCGGCCGATATTTATGAAAAATGGCCTAAAATCACTCTCTAGCGGCTCATCTTTTAGCAAATTTATGGTTTTTAGATCAAGGGCGTTATAAAGCACCTTTGTTTTGTCCTCACTCATGCCAAAATTTCGCACTAGATCCTCTTTGTTACCAACTGCATTAGCAAGAATGAGATCTGCTTTTTTATAAAGATGAGTGAGTAAAAATTTATTAACCCTGCCGCTTAGATCGTCTTTATATAAGATCGACGGACAGCTTCGCTCGCTAATAACCAGCCTAGCCTTTAGCCCTAAAATTCTAGCAAGCCCAGCAATATAACAAGGGCGGTTCATCAGCACAAACTGCGTGTCTATGCCTAAATTTTGACAAAGCTTTTTATACTTAAAGGCAAGCATTGGCATCGCCAAAAAGAGCCTTGCAAGCTTCTTTAGCCCGCTCTCATAAGGATCGCTATTTTCTATAAAGTGGATTTGCACCTCGCTTGGGATCTCGTAGGCGATGACCTTGCTCATTAGGATGAGATGAACTTCATAGCGTTTAACCAAAAATGGCAGTAAATTTGCCACATTTCGCTCAGCCCCACCAGGCCCCATCGAATATAAAAAAACGGCTAATTTTTTCACTTGCTAACAACCTTTTTTATAAATTCTCGCCACTGTTTGATGATATTTTCTTTGCTAAATAAATTTGCACTTTCACTGGCGTTTTTTGCTAGTTTTTGCCTTAAATTTTCATCTTTTAAAAGCATCTCAAGCTTCTCTTTTAGATCATTTGCGTCGCCATTTTTAAAGATAAGCCCGTCTGTGCCGTCACTTATAAGCTCTCTTGCGCCCACAGTGTCGCTACTTAGCCTAGCGCAACCAAAAGCGCCTGATTCTATTAACACATTTGAAAGCCCCTCGCTTCGTGAGCTAAGAGTAAAAATTTTTGCCTCGTTGTAAAGCTTTGTGACGTCATTCATGTGGCCTAGAAATTTGACGTTAAGCCCTAAATTTGACGCCATTTGCTTCAGTTCGGCCTCTTGCCTGCCACTGCCTGCGATCTTTATCTTCCAGCCATCAAGCAAGCTCTTATCCACCTTGCTAAGCGCCTCAAAATAGATATCATAGCCTTTTACCTCCTCCAGCCTAGCCACGCTTAAGATGACATTTTGCTTCTCGCAAATTTCAGGCACGTCGATAAAAAGTGGGTTGTGGATGACCTCGCGGTTTTTGGCAAATTTATAGTAGTCGTAGTCGCTTTTACTTAGCACGCTTAAGCCATCTACAAAACGGTAGCTAATATCACGCATAGTACTTGCGATTTTGCTTTTTAAGTAGCTGTGCTCGTGATGCTCGGTTGCTATTAGTTTGCTCTTTAGCCCAGCATTTGCCAGCACACAAGCGACGTTTGTCCAGTCGATAAAGCTCATTATCAGATCAGCCCTTTGCTCTTTAAAAAACGCTCTAAGAGCGAGGATTTTTTTAAATTTTAAAGCGAGTCCTGAGCCAGTGACGCTAAGGTTTATGATATTTATTTTTTCACTAAATTTATAAAGCCCAAGGTCCTCTTCAAGAAGAGCGATAGTGATCTCATTGTCTTTGCAAAGCTCGTTTGCAAGCACGTTTAGCACACGTTCAGCCCCACCATTTCTAAGTGCGGCGATGACAAAAAGAATTTTCACTTCACACCTCCAAGCTTTAAAAGCTCCAGCCATTTTTTATAAATTTGCTCCACGCTAAACTCATCAAGTCTAGCTCTTGCGTTTTTGACAAATTCGCCCATTTTTGCCTCATCTTGCAGCAAATTTGCAAGCTTTTCGCTCATCTGATCAGTGTCATTTATCTCGCAAAGCAAGCCATCAAAGCCATCTTTTATAAGCTCTTTTGCCCCGCTAGTTTTTGTAGCAACCCGCACACAGTCGTAGTTTATCGCCTCTATCAAGGTATTTCCAAGACCCTCGAAATTTGAGCAAGAGAGCAGCACCTTTGCTCTTTTATAAAGCGAGGCGATGTCGCTTACATTGCCTAAAAACTCTACATCAGCGCCCAAACTTTTAGCTAAATTTTCTAAATTTGCTCTCTCGCCGCCATCTCCAGCGACAGCGAATTTATAGCCGCTTTGCTTTAAGTTTGCAGCCACTCTTACAAACATTTCGCAGTTTTTTATCTTATTTAGCCTGCCAACAAAGATGATTAAATTTTCTTTAGCAAAGCTCTCACTGCGCACCTCTTCAAAGAGTGGGTTGTAAATTTTCATCACATTTTTGCAAAATTTAGAGTAGTAGTCTAGATCCTCGTCGCTTAAGACGCTAAGTGCGTTTGCAAATGGATAGCTTATGCGTCTTAGCACCTTAAAAATGGCTCTTTTTGGCGCAAGATAGTTTGTGTGCTCGCTTATGATTATAGGCGTTTTTAGCCCAGCTGAGCTAAAGAGCACCAAGGTATTTACGGCGTCTAAAAATGATATCACAGCGTCAAATTTGCCATCTTTTATGAGCTCTCTTAAGGCAAGCACCTTTAAAACTCTCTTTTTTAAATTTCCAACAAAGCCAAGCTCATCAGCCCCAACGCCTAAATTTATGAGCTTCACACCACTTGCTAGCTCGTAAAATGGCTCGTCCTTGTCAAATTTAACAAGACTTACATCGTGGTCCACACTAAATCTTGACGCGATCACCGCGCAAACTCGCTCCGCACCGCCACTTCTAAGCGTTGATGTGACAAATAATATCTTCATACGCCAAACCTTTGCTTGATCTTTACTCTAAGCTTTGAAAGTGCCGGTAAAATGCCACTTGGAAGTGGGCAAAGTAGCAAGAAAACAAACGCCTCTTTGCTAAATTTAATGCCAAGACTTTTAAAGATACACCTTAGCATCAGCCCATATTCGCCAGCGATTTTGGCGTAGTAAGCGGCATTTTTATACTGCATAGCTAGAAATTTTGGCTCATTTTTTATAGCGATGTCGTAGTGCAAATTTGCAGTTTTTATGTAGGCGTTTGCCACGTTTAACGCGTGTTTGCTGGCATTTAGTGTCGCACTATCG is a window encoding:
- a CDS encoding glycosyltransferase encodes the protein MKILFVIAALRNGGAERVLNVLANELCKDNEITIALLEEDLGLYKFSEKINIINLSVTGSGLALKFKKILALRAFFKEQRADLIMSFIDWTNVACVLANAGLKSKLIATEHHEHSYLKSKIASTMRDISYRFVDGLSVLSKSDYDYYKFAKNREVIHNPLFIDVPEICEKQNVILSVARLEEVKGYDIYFEALSKVDKSLLDGWKIKIAGSGRQEAELKQMASNLGLNVKFLGHMNDVTKLYNEAKIFTLSSRSEGLSNVLIESGAFGCARLSSDTVGARELISDGTDGLIFKNGDANDLKEKLEMLLKDENLRQKLAKNASESANLFSKENIIKQWREFIKKVVSK
- the pglJ gene encoding N-acetylgalactosamine-N,N'-diacetylbacillosaminyl-diphospho-undecaprenol 4-alpha-N-acetylgalactosaminyltransferase produces the protein MKKLAVFLYSMGPGGAERNVANLLPFLVKRYEVHLILMSKVIAYEIPSEVQIHFIENSDPYESGLKKLARLFLAMPMLAFKYKKLCQNLGIDTQFVLMNRPCYIAGLARILGLKARLVISERSCPSILYKDDLSGRVNKFLLTHLYKKADLILANAVGNKEDLVRNFGMSEDKTKVLYNALDLKTINLLKDEPLESDFRPFFINIGRLDSGKNQAMLIKIIASINDPRATLGILGKGPLKDELQNLIDKLGVAGRVKLLGTDKNPFRHIKNSSCLLCASRFEGFSNVLLEALACEKTIVSTEHKSGAKELLGESEFGILVPVDDENAMKEAMIKVLNMPRISQNFEKVAYNRAKFFDSENIASELINFLENPNE
- a CDS encoding glycosyltransferase, whose amino-acid sequence is MKILFVTSTLRSGGAERVCAVIASRFSVDHDVSLVKFDKDEPFYELASGVKLINLGVGADELGFVGNLKKRVLKVLALRELIKDGKFDAVISFLDAVNTLVLFSSAGLKTPIIISEHTNYLAPKRAIFKVLRRISYPFANALSVLSDEDLDYYSKFCKNVMKIYNPLFEEVRSESFAKENLIIFVGRLNKIKNCEMFVRVAANLKQSGYKFAVAGDGGERANLENLAKSLGADVEFLGNVSDIASLYKRAKVLLSCSNFEGLGNTLIEAINYDCVRVATKTSGAKELIKDGFDGLLCEINDTDQMSEKLANLLQDEAKMGEFVKNARARLDEFSVEQIYKKWLELLKLGGVK